The genomic interval CTATAATATCAGGTATAGATAAAATTATGGAAATTTTAGAACAGGAGAGAGTAAAAATTCATGAAAAAACTCATCCGCTCATAGAGTATAAGATTATCGATTCAGGTGATTCTAAATCATCTCAAAACATTATTACTTTGCTTAAAGAAGACTTCAGGCTTCAGGGTTCATCTATTCCTATTGGTTCTCCTTTAGCAGAAGAGTACATAGAGAGATTTAAAGTTGATTACCTTCCTTTTGTTCTGATTAAAAAAAGCGGTGATTTAGCCTTACAGAGAGTCTTAAGAAAAAAACTTGGCTGGGAGGAGAGAGACAAAGGTTTTGTTATGCCTAAAGAGTCTGTTTTAGGAATTTCTCCTGTCTATTATTTAAACCGCGAGAAGAAGGAAGATCAGGTTGATGTTATAGCAGGAAGGAGAGAGTTAAATAAATTCAGAGACAGTTCGTTTATAAAGGTGTTGTCTGATTTAGGAATCAAAGTCAACTTTCATAAGCAGGGAATATTCTTTAAATCCGGATTATATAAAGAGTTGGGTATTAAAAAACTTCCTCTAATTTTATGGGAGAATCGATATTTAGTGTCTGATTTTAAACAATTATCAGGGCTGCCTGAGGTAAAGCAGAAGTTTGAAAATTTAAGAACAGATAGAAGAATAATTCTGGATTTCTTCTCTTCACCCTCCTGCCGTTTCTGTAAGACTGTAGAAAATAAAGTTTTACCTCAAATGATAGAGAGATACGGGGATTTACTGGATATAGTTAAATTTGATACCAGTCAGCCCCGGAAGTATAAATTTTTGCTCAGGATAGAAGAATATTTTGATATTGATGAAACAGGTATACCCAAAATATTTTTAGGTAAGAGAGTTTTAACAGGTAAAAATGGTATAGAGAGCGGATTAGAGATGGAAATTTTAAATGCTTTATTCAGCGGTACGCAGATTTTTAACAATACTTCTGAACCTGTAAAAATAGATTGTTTTTATAATCTCTCTTATATTCAAAAGAATAAGGATGCAGAATATATCTGGGATGAGTTTTTGCCGCTTATAGAGAAAAGATATAAAGACCGGATAAAATTAATTAAATACGATATTGCGAAAAAAAAGAATTTTGATTTGATGCTTCAAATGAAAAAACAAATTTCAGAGAGGAAAAGTTATTTTACCCCTAAAGTGTTTATTGCAGGAAGTATTCTCGAAGTAGCTGATGATATAAAGCAGAATATGGATTTATTAATTCAGGAGGAACTGTTATCTTCTTCCAAAGAGCAGGGAGAAAACATATTCGTCTCAAAAATTTCTAAATTTACCTTGCCTGCTATTATCGGCGCCGGCCTTTTAGATGGAATAAATCCCTGTGCTTTTACCGTGATCATTTTTTTCATCTCTTTCCTTGTCATGGCGGGGTATAAGAAAAAAGAGATGTTCTATGTAGGCAATGCATTTATATTTGCCGTATTTCTAACCTATCTATTAATCGGGCTGGGATTGTTTGCTGCATTTTACAGGCTTGCATTTTATAAAACAGTATCCGGTATCTTTCGTTATATCATTATTGGAATTGTATTTTTGCTTGCCGGACTGAATCTATACGATTATCTAATTTATAAGATTAAAAGAACACCCAAAAATTTGATACTTCAACTGCCGGTGAGGATAAAGTTCTTGATTAAAAAAGTTATCGGCAGGGGATACCGGGGGCAGGATGCAGAACCGCAGGGGATTATGAGGCTTACAGCCATTGCGCTGAGCGTAGGGTTTATAGTTTCGATTTTAGAATCTGTCTGTACCGGGCAGGTATATTTTCCGACAGTTGCATTTCTGGCCCAGCTTCCCGGTATTATGAAAATAAGAGCCTTAAGCTATCTTCTTGTATATAATTTAATGTTTATTATCCCGTTGGTTATAATATTTATGCTGGGACTGTTAGGGGTAAGTTCAGGCCAATTTGAGCGGTTTCTGAAGCATAATCTGGGTAAGATAAAGATAGTTACGGCAGTACTGTTTCTCTTCCTGGGGTATATTCTGATAGTCTTATATTAATTTCGCATTTTACTTTAGAGGTCTCCTTATATAGAATAACAGCATGCAGGAAAGAGAAGAGAACTTTATCGGACGGCTGCTTCTTAATGTAGGAGTTATAACAGAAGAGGGTCTGGAAAAAGCTCTTACTGAGCATAAAAGGACGGGTGAGTTTTTAGCAGCTACTATTGTTAAATTAAAACTTGCGCGGGAAGAAGATGTATTCAGTATCCTGGGCGAACAGTTAGGCGTAAGTTTTATAAATTTAAAAACTGCTTCTATTAGTCCTGAAGCTTTAGAGAAAGTGCCTGCCCGCTTTGCTTTACATTATAAAATTGTGCCGGTAAGTTTCAAAGATAATTTGCTGGGAATTGCAATATCCGACCCCTTAAATATCCAGGTTTTGGATGATATCAGAATGCTTTTAAACGTAGATGTCAAGGTTTACATTGCATATGAGAAAAGTATTGTTGATGCAATCAGCAAAAATTACGGTCTTGGAGCAGGGACAGTTGAGGGGTTAGAAGATAAGGAAGAAGTTCAGGAGGAGAGAGAAGAGGACCAGGGGGTTGAAGAGTCTTCAATTATAAATTTTGTAAATCAGATTTTAACGCAGGCGGTAAAAGAGAGAGCTACCGATATCCACATCGAGCCGTTTGAAGACGAATTAACAATTCGTTATAGAATAGACGGTATCTTGTATAAGACGCCTCTTCCTCAAGGGGCTAAGCAGTTTCAGAATGCAATTACGTCCCGCATAAAAATAATGGCCAGTTTAAATATTGCAGAGAGAAGGCTTCCTCAGGATGGAAAGATTCTCTTTAAGATGGGTGAGGAGGAGTATGATTTGAGGGTCTCAACCCTTCCTACCCCTGAAGGCGAGAGCATAGATTTAAGGATATTATCTAAAACGATGCTTTTTAATTTTAAAGATTTAGGATTGCTTGAAGAAGATCTCTCCCTGCTGGAGCAGGTACTGAAGAGACCTAACGGTGTGGTCTTTGTTACCGGCCCGACAGGAAGCGGGAAGACCACCACTCTCTATTCCTGTCTGCAGAATCTTAATACCCAGGACAGGAAGATTATTACGGTTGAAGACCCTATTGAGTATAGGATTAAGGGTATTACTCAAATTCAGGTCTATCCTAAAATCGGGTTATCTTTTGCCTATGGATTGCGGTCGATTTTAAGGCATGACCCGGATATTATTCTGATTGGCGAGGTGAGAGATGTTGAGACCGCAGAGATTGCAATCAGAGCGTCTCTAACGGGGCATCTTGTTTTTTCGACTATCCATACTAATGATGCGGCAAGCGGTATAACCCGCCTTTTGGATATGGGCATTGAACCCTATTTAATCGCTTCGACCGTGGAATGCTTTATTGCCCAGAGATTGGTCAGGGTCTTATGCCCGAAGTGTAAATTTAAGGTTAAAGCAGATGATAAAATATTAAAAACGTTTGGAGAGAAAGAAGAGGTTGACATATATGATGCCAAAGGGTGCGAAGAGTGTAAATATACCAAATATAGAGGCAGAACGGCTATTTATGAATTTCTGTTGGTTGGTTCTGAAATAAAAGATTTAATCGTAAAAAGAAGTTCGGCAAATAAGATCAAAGAGCAGGCTGTTAAATCCGGTATGGGGACTTTAAAGATGGAAGGCTGGCAGAAGATTAAACAGGGCATGACTACAGTTGATGAAATTTTGCGGGTGGTTTCAGGGGAAGAGTTTAACGAGGGATGAAAACTTTCTATTACAAGGCGCGTAATCAAAACGGAGAATTAATAGAAGATAAGCTGAATGCTGATTCACAGCATCAGGCGATTGAAGAGCTTACCAAAAAAGATTTTTACATACTCTCTCTACAGGCGGCAGAAGAGAGAGCTGCGTCTTTAGTCAGAAGAAAACCGAAGGTAAAAGATGTAGCGCGGTTTACAGCAAGGCTTTCAGAATTGGTTTCGTCGGGCGTGCCGATTTTAAGAGCTTTGGATTTACTGGAGAATCAGTTTGTCAATAAACCTCTGGGGAAGATAATAGCCGATCTGGTTTTGAGAATAAGAGACGGGGCAAGCTTCTCCGAGTCTGTTGATAGTTTGGGAGTATTTCCTCCTATTCTCTCTGCGTTGGCAGCGGCTGGTGAAGCGGGAGGTAATCTTGATTCAGTCTTAAATGAAGCAGCCAATATCTTTGATAAAGAGCTGGATTTAAAAAATAAAGTAAAATCGGCAATGTTTTATCCTGCACTGGTTCTTACAATGGGAGTTCTCACAGTTTTCTTTCTGCTCTCTTTCGTGATACCTAAGATTTCCGGAATTTTCCAGGATTTAGGCCAGGCGCTTCCCTTAATTACAAGGGTGGTTGTAACAGTCAGCGGTATTTTTGCAAAATTCTGGTGGCTCTTTACTATATTAGGAGTTGCAGTGTATATAGCGTTTAAAAAATATACCAAATCGGAGGAAGGGAAATTATTATGGGATGAATTTAAACTTAAAATTCCGATAGTTAATAAAATATGGATTCAGAGAGAGTTGATTTTATTCTCGAGAAGTTTAGGGCTGCTTGTAAAATCAGGGGTACCTTTGGTCGAGGCGCTTGATTTAACCAAGTCAGTGGTATCTATCAGCAGGTATAAAATAAGTATCGAAAAATTGAAAACAGATTTGAAAGAAGGAGTTTCGTTAAGTTACGGTGTAAGAGATTTCTTGCCTCCTGAGGTTACCGACATGATTTCAGTAGGCGAGGAGAGCGGCAATTTAGATAATGCTCTTTTGAATATTGCCCGAAATTATGAAAAAGAGTTGGATTATAATCTTAAAGTAACTACTCAGCTGATAGAGCCGTTAATGATCTTGTTTGTCGGGTG from Candidatus Kaelpia imicola carries:
- a CDS encoding cytochrome c biogenesis CcdA family protein, with amino-acid sequence MKSTKQYFLKAFLLLLVFSFKFNISSAEVSLTIIGEDKEISQDFVKGLKRYLPEFSHVYYHHKDSKIRDVLKELQLSYLPVIIYDKDKLDSADKELLKKKRLITKEGDYSIFSPSRLHYVTNVHLLNRKPIPNQLGIFAMSMCPYGQRAQRQITRLIEENDLPIELKSYFVVNLRDGRITSMHGPNEVEEDIHQLLIKEYWPEKLSKYLLLTEEMSRFEALDKAGLSYKKISNLREEGEELLKENMKVAQELGVRASPTFLWENVYLISGLNKIIEILEQKKVKADKETDLPSGRKKIPGQLGMFIMSMCPYGERAQRQITKFIKENNLPIDLKLYFIADIKEGVVTSMHGPDEVEEDIHQLLIQKYWPEKLSKYLLLTEEMSRFEALEKVGVSYKKINNLRERGEELLKENIKVAQELGVSASPTFLYENVSIISGIDKIMEILEQERVKIHEKTHPLIEYKIIDSGDSKSSQNIITLLKEDFRLQGSSIPIGSPLAEEYIERFKVDYLPFVLIKKSGDLALQRVLRKKLGWEERDKGFVMPKESVLGISPVYYLNREKKEDQVDVIAGRRELNKFRDSSFIKVLSDLGIKVNFHKQGIFFKSGLYKELGIKKLPLILWENRYLVSDFKQLSGLPEVKQKFENLRTDRRIILDFFSSPSCRFCKTVENKVLPQMIERYGDLLDIVKFDTSQPRKYKFLLRIEEYFDIDETGIPKIFLGKRVLTGKNGIESGLEMEILNALFSGTQIFNNTSEPVKIDCFYNLSYIQKNKDAEYIWDEFLPLIEKRYKDRIKLIKYDIAKKKNFDLMLQMKKQISERKSYFTPKVFIAGSILEVADDIKQNMDLLIQEELLSSSKEQGENIFVSKISKFTLPAIIGAGLLDGINPCAFTVIIFFISFLVMAGYKKKEMFYVGNAFIFAVFLTYLLIGLGLFAAFYRLAFYKTVSGIFRYIIIGIVFLLAGLNLYDYLIYKIKRTPKNLILQLPVRIKFLIKKVIGRGYRGQDAEPQGIMRLTAIALSVGFIVSILESVCTGQVYFPTVAFLAQLPGIMKIRALSYLLVYNLMFIIPLVIIFMLGLLGVSSGQFERFLKHNLGKIKIVTAVLFLFLGYILIVLY
- a CDS encoding ATPase, T2SS/T4P/T4SS family, with the protein product MQEREENFIGRLLLNVGVITEEGLEKALTEHKRTGEFLAATIVKLKLAREEDVFSILGEQLGVSFINLKTASISPEALEKVPARFALHYKIVPVSFKDNLLGIAISDPLNIQVLDDIRMLLNVDVKVYIAYEKSIVDAISKNYGLGAGTVEGLEDKEEVQEEREEDQGVEESSIINFVNQILTQAVKERATDIHIEPFEDELTIRYRIDGILYKTPLPQGAKQFQNAITSRIKIMASLNIAERRLPQDGKILFKMGEEEYDLRVSTLPTPEGESIDLRILSKTMLFNFKDLGLLEEDLSLLEQVLKRPNGVVFVTGPTGSGKTTTLYSCLQNLNTQDRKIITVEDPIEYRIKGITQIQVYPKIGLSFAYGLRSILRHDPDIILIGEVRDVETAEIAIRASLTGHLVFSTIHTNDAASGITRLLDMGIEPYLIASTVECFIAQRLVRVLCPKCKFKVKADDKILKTFGEKEEVDIYDAKGCEECKYTKYRGRTAIYEFLLVGSEIKDLIVKRSSANKIKEQAVKSGMGTLKMEGWQKIKQGMTTVDEILRVVSGEEFNEG
- a CDS encoding type II secretion system F family protein, which produces MKTFYYKARNQNGELIEDKLNADSQHQAIEELTKKDFYILSLQAAEERAASLVRRKPKVKDVARFTARLSELVSSGVPILRALDLLENQFVNKPLGKIIADLVLRIRDGASFSESVDSLGVFPPILSALAAAGEAGGNLDSVLNEAANIFDKELDLKNKVKSAMFYPALVLTMGVLTVFFLLSFVIPKISGIFQDLGQALPLITRVVVTVSGIFAKFWWLFTILGVAVYIAFKKYTKSEEGKLLWDEFKLKIPIVNKIWIQRELILFSRSLGLLVKSGVPLVEALDLTKSVVSISRYKISIEKLKTDLKEGVSLSYGVRDFLPPEVTDMISVGEESGNLDNALLNIARNYEKELDYNLKVTTQLIEPLMILFVGCIVGVIIIAVLLPIFQLNMIIR